The Symphalangus syndactylus isolate Jambi chromosome 8, NHGRI_mSymSyn1-v2.1_pri, whole genome shotgun sequence genome includes a window with the following:
- the LOC134737472 gene encoding PC-esterase domain-containing protein 1B-like: MAQLRACEVRQLLHNKFVVVMGDSVQLAVYKDLVLLLQKDCLLSSSQLKAKGELSFERDMLLVGCSSGRMHYDSHYREVRQFRSGHHLVRFYFLSRVYSHYAERVVEELRRAEPAPDVVVMNSCLWDLARDGRGFPRSYRRDVESLFVRLDWALPTSCLLLWNTAMPVAETISGNCLPCARQLRRARLREDVMEANFYSSAEAARRGFDVLDLHFHFRHAARHRLPDGVHWNERAHRHLSQLLLAHLADAWGVDLPRRQAVDGWVRHGHANRRAAPAGRRQPRDDRAEPHGRGDRAGRGDLRAPRPLASFFWARPPFPPRRQVAHLPSDRHFSNDSSTRQIRHSGEENARVGRESRPGPIRTRSALRRERGHSPYRPWRPSEPHLSQRSRTRTHRGEPRTSRPQ, encoded by the coding sequence ATGGCCCAGCTGCGAGCCTGCGAAGTCCGGCAGCTGCTGCACAACAAGTTCGTGGTGGTCATGGGGGACTCGGTCCAGCTGGCCGTGTACAAGGACCTGGTGCTCCTGCTTCAGAAGGACTGCCTGCTGTCCTCCAGTCAGCTGAAGGCCAAGGGCGAGCTGAGCTTCGAGCGCGACATGCTGCTGGTGGGCTGCAGCAGCGGCCGCATGCACTACGACAGCCACTACCGCGAGGTACGCCAGTTCCGCTCGGGCCACCACCTGGTGCGCTTCTACTTCCTCTCGCGCGTGTACTCGCACTACGCGGAGCGCGTCGTGGAAGAGCTGCGTAGGGCCGAGCCCGCCCCGGACGTGGTGGTCATGAACTCCTGCCTCTGGGACCTCGCCAGGGATGGCCGGGGCTTCCCCAGGAGCTACCGGCGTGACGTGGAGAGCCTGTTCGTGCGGCTGGACTGGGCGCTACCCACGTCCTGCCTCCTGTTGTGGAACACTGCCATGCCCGTGGCCGAGACCATCTCGGGAAACTGCCTCCCATGCGCGCGCCAGCTCCGCCGCGCCCGCCTGCGCGAAGACGTGATGGAGGCCAACTTCTACAGCTCCGCCGAGGCGGCGAGGCGCGGCTTCGACGTGCTGGACCTGCATTTCCACTTCCGCCACGCGGCGCGGCACCGGCTCCCAGACGGCGTGCACTGGAACGAGCGCGCGCACCGCCACCTTTCCCAGCTGCTGCTGGCCCACCTGGCAGACGCCTGGGGTGTGGACCTGCCCCGCCGCCAAGCCGTGGACGGGTGGGTCAGGCATGGCCACGCCAACAGACGTGCAGCCCCGGCGGGCAGAAGGCAGCCCCGAGACGACCGAGCGGAGCCACACGGCCGAGGGGACCGAGCGGGCCGAGGAGACCTCCGTGCCCCTCGACCGCTCGCTTCGTTCTTCTGGGCTCGACCGCCTTTCCCTCCCCGCCGTCAGGTCGCCCATCTGCCCTCTGACCGGCATTTCTCCAACGACTCGTCCACGCGCCAGATCCGACACAGCGGCGAAGAAAACGCCAGGGTTGGCCGCGAGTCGCGGCCGGGCCCCATCCGCACACGCTCTGCTCTGCGCCGAGAGAGGGGGCATTCCCCTTACCGTCCGTGGCGCCCCAGCGAGCCACACCTAAGCCAGCGAAgccgcacacgcacacacagaggggaaccGAGAACATCCAGGCCTCAGTAG